Proteins encoded in a region of the Streptomyces sp. NBC_01471 genome:
- a CDS encoding DUF4132 domain-containing protein, with translation MTDLVQNLFDPGNDWSNRTRHRFTGLSPELIDLVLHLGTTSEFWDYRYKVDTVWKRRAKALLKTPGARELVQYAVRELAQSGSFHGVTDPRHVIRELGQTKPPALARSLAIGATLAAGWLAGDTSELAESLAVVGRKNAQAMSTHYRVDDDIAGAAFLALGELPGRDALEELWALHYWVVPARHSHKVLVKSVKKAATRAGVPPHELAERTVPRHGLEPDGTLTLGWIGRGAHWWNAALDAVIAVHDSGQVTVDWIDDENATHTRTTAPFRSPAGYKTRTRAESVDGVRRHAQRIVKTLAAERLRLATAASEKRTWLWSDWSRYYRDHPITSVVTRSLEWEYETPGEHGYRHLGTSAAGVEIEPTARVRLRPAGSGSITGRAA, from the coding sequence ATGACCGATCTTGTACAGAACCTGTTCGACCCCGGAAACGACTGGAGCAATCGCACACGGCACCGATTTACTGGCTTGTCACCAGAGCTGATTGACCTGGTCCTGCACTTGGGTACCACCTCCGAGTTCTGGGACTACCGCTACAAGGTCGACACCGTCTGGAAGCGTCGAGCCAAGGCCCTGCTCAAGACACCCGGCGCCCGCGAGCTGGTCCAGTACGCCGTCCGGGAACTGGCCCAGTCAGGCTCCTTCCACGGCGTGACCGATCCGCGACACGTCATCAGGGAGCTCGGACAGACGAAGCCTCCTGCCCTGGCTCGGAGCCTGGCGATCGGTGCAACGCTCGCCGCAGGATGGCTCGCTGGGGACACAAGCGAACTCGCCGAAAGCCTCGCTGTAGTGGGCCGCAAGAACGCGCAGGCCATGAGCACCCATTACCGGGTGGACGACGACATCGCTGGCGCTGCATTCCTGGCCCTGGGCGAACTGCCCGGCCGGGACGCATTGGAGGAACTATGGGCACTGCACTATTGGGTCGTTCCGGCCCGGCACTCGCACAAGGTCCTGGTGAAGTCCGTAAAGAAGGCCGCGACCCGCGCCGGGGTCCCACCCCACGAGCTGGCCGAACGCACGGTGCCGCGTCACGGACTGGAACCGGACGGAACGCTGACGCTCGGCTGGATCGGGCGCGGCGCACACTGGTGGAACGCCGCGCTTGACGCGGTCATCGCGGTCCACGACAGTGGCCAGGTGACCGTCGACTGGATAGATGACGAGAACGCAACGCACACGCGCACCACGGCACCTTTCCGATCCCCCGCCGGCTACAAGACGCGAACCCGAGCCGAAAGCGTCGACGGTGTGCGGCGTCACGCCCAACGCATCGTGAAGACCCTGGCCGCAGAGCGGCTCCGACTCGCCACCGCGGCCTCCGAAAAGCGCACCTGGCTCTGGTCGGACTGGTCGCGGTACTACCGTGACCACCCGATCACCAGCGTGGTCACGCGTTCGTTGGAATGGGAGTACGAGACACCTGGCGAACACGGCTACCGGCACCTCGGCACCAGCGCCGCCGGCGTCGAGATCGAACCCACAGCACGGGTCCGGCTGCGGCCCGCCGGTTCCGGATCAATCACCGGCCGAGCTGCCTGA
- a CDS encoding SNF2-related protein: protein MTPQRHGVSYHPLKKGRTSDMTVAVVPATTPSSISLMPHQQQIHDFLVDRPFAGAWLGVGAGKTLTTLSVLQTVRPMGHILVVAPVAIARSTWIDEIEKWGFPIRTKSLIVNENDRKLAKAKRLQRFQEVFTDPPTMYFINQELLTQSSQRRRLITPVPGATAAPTVSSEAIDILDLLRARGPLSQDELIADYRGLVAVDVNNPISKSKVQAWIQELVKSALVTHETHACRTCTGAGCAGCRFGLVDQLPFQNINGQNTIIWPFQTVIIDESQGFKSHDSQRFLALATVRPAMNRLIELTGTPSPNGLHDLWSQVYLLDQGQTLGHNITAYRNRWFTPKMVPGTTTPAKWIPTANAETEIHQAISHLVMSAQNTSLQLPALSIQDVNVTLPPDLLQTYKDFKRDLVLDIVQTYTDDDGKLTQSVESIIAANQAVLTSKLMQFASGTLYTADPDDPNTKGRYEVIHDKKIEMTEYLVRNNGGEPVLIAYHFKSDKEQLLTRLQKVGIDAQAFDGSRDMVRRWNAKQIPVMVLHPAAAGHGLNLQQGGSTMIWYTLPFSLEHYLQTNGRLFRTGQTQPVTIHRLIAKGTQDERMPSVLADKQQVQDDLIEAVSGDFAAEQALLAALEEEIREDLNDLWASERF from the coding sequence TTGACACCCCAACGACATGGGGTGTCTTACCATCCACTGAAGAAAGGCAGGACCAGCGATATGACCGTGGCTGTCGTCCCGGCTACCACTCCATCCTCGATCTCGCTGATGCCGCATCAGCAGCAGATCCACGACTTCCTCGTCGACCGGCCCTTCGCCGGCGCATGGCTCGGGGTAGGGGCCGGCAAGACGTTGACAACCCTCAGTGTTCTGCAGACGGTCCGCCCGATGGGCCACATTCTCGTCGTAGCACCCGTGGCGATCGCCCGATCCACCTGGATTGACGAGATCGAGAAGTGGGGCTTCCCCATCCGCACGAAGTCGCTCATCGTCAACGAGAACGACAGGAAGCTGGCCAAGGCCAAGCGCCTCCAGCGCTTCCAGGAGGTCTTCACTGACCCGCCGACGATGTACTTCATCAACCAGGAGTTGCTCACACAGTCTTCCCAAAGGAGAAGGCTCATCACCCCAGTGCCGGGTGCCACGGCTGCCCCGACTGTCTCGTCCGAGGCCATCGATATCCTGGATCTGCTCCGAGCACGGGGGCCGCTGAGCCAGGACGAGCTAATCGCCGATTACCGGGGCCTGGTCGCCGTCGACGTCAACAACCCGATTTCTAAGTCCAAGGTTCAAGCCTGGATTCAGGAGCTGGTCAAGTCGGCCCTGGTGACGCACGAAACCCATGCCTGCCGGACCTGCACCGGAGCAGGCTGCGCCGGATGCCGCTTCGGTCTGGTCGACCAGCTGCCGTTCCAGAACATCAACGGCCAGAACACCATCATCTGGCCCTTCCAGACGGTCATCATCGACGAGTCCCAGGGCTTCAAGTCGCACGACTCGCAGCGCTTCCTGGCCCTGGCGACGGTGCGGCCGGCCATGAACCGACTCATCGAGCTGACGGGAACGCCCAGCCCTAACGGTCTCCACGACTTGTGGAGCCAGGTCTACCTGCTCGACCAGGGCCAGACGCTGGGTCACAACATCACCGCGTACCGCAACCGCTGGTTCACGCCGAAGATGGTGCCCGGCACCACGACACCGGCGAAGTGGATCCCCACGGCAAACGCCGAAACCGAGATCCATCAGGCCATCTCGCACCTGGTGATGAGCGCGCAGAACACGAGCCTGCAGCTTCCGGCGCTCAGCATCCAGGACGTCAATGTCACGCTCCCGCCGGACCTGCTTCAGACCTACAAGGACTTCAAGCGCGACCTGGTCCTGGACATCGTGCAGACCTACACCGACGATGACGGGAAGCTGACGCAGAGCGTCGAATCGATCATTGCCGCGAACCAGGCGGTGCTGACGAGCAAGCTGATGCAGTTCGCCTCGGGCACGCTCTACACCGCGGATCCTGACGACCCGAACACGAAGGGCCGGTACGAGGTCATCCACGACAAGAAGATCGAGATGACCGAGTACCTGGTGCGGAACAACGGCGGCGAGCCCGTGCTCATCGCCTATCACTTCAAGTCCGACAAGGAGCAGTTGCTCACGCGGCTCCAGAAGGTCGGCATCGACGCGCAGGCCTTCGACGGCTCGCGCGACATGGTCCGCCGGTGGAATGCCAAGCAGATCCCGGTGATGGTGCTTCACCCTGCAGCCGCAGGGCACGGCCTGAACCTGCAGCAGGGCGGCTCGACGATGATCTGGTACACGCTGCCGTTCTCGCTCGAGCACTACCTGCAGACCAACGGCCGGCTCTTCCGCACTGGCCAAACACAGCCGGTGACCATCCATCGGCTCATCGCCAAGGGCACCCAGGACGAGCGGATGCCCTCGGTGCTCGCTGACAAGCAGCAGGTCCAGGACGACCTCATTGAGGCCGTCTCCGGGGACTTCGCCGCCGAGCAGGCGCTCCTCGCCGCGCTGGAGGAGGAGATCCGCGAGGACCTCAACGACCTCTGGGCTTCCGAGCGGTTCTGA